In Perca fluviatilis chromosome 14, GENO_Pfluv_1.0, whole genome shotgun sequence, a genomic segment contains:
- the LOC120572493 gene encoding equilibrative nucleoside transporter 2 — protein sequence MKGRTDAPQDRGCLVGICFFFLGLGTLLPWNFFMTASLYFQGRLNTTEWSNGTTVVRKEYYFNNWMTLLSQLPLLVFTLLNSFLYQRISAAMRIAGSLVFILLLFIFTAVLVKVPMEEDRFFSITMATIWFINSFGAVLQGSLFGLVGLLPQKYSTVFMSGQGLAGTFAAIAMLLAIASDADSETAALGYFITPCVGTLVTLFSYLLLPRLEFAQYYLNKGSKYEADTTDELLKERSTVENGKLNGHANGTVTSSTTQDGDAAEAEGDPSPDGPQHAFLSMEQVEKGQAKASVLEVFKKIWVMAFCVTFVFTVTLSVFPAVTADVKTRFPGKWERFFISVCCFLIFNINDWFGRTITTLIRWPCKESRLFPALVASRVVFVPLLMLCNVQGRSFLPVYFSHDAAFSVIMALFSLSSGYFVCLSMSYAPQLVEPKDAETAGALMTFFLALGLSIGAALSFPLRALV from the exons ATGAAGGGACGGACCGATGCTCCTCAGGACCG GGGCTGCCTGGTGGGGATCTGTTTCTTCTTTCTGGGCCTGGGAACGTTGCTACCATGGAACTTCTTCATGACTGCCTCCTTG TATTTCCAAGGTCGCCTAAACACGACAGAATGGAGCAACGGCACAACGGTGGTCCGCAAGGAGTACTACTTTAACAACTGGATGACCCTGCTGTCCCAGCTGCCCCTGCTGGTGTTCACCCTGCTCAACTCCTTCCTCTACCAGAG GATATCGGCGGCGATGCGCATCGCAGGCAGCCTGGTTTTTATCCTGCTGCTCTTCATCTTCACAGCAGTGCTGGTCAAAGTGCCCATGGAGGAAGACCGCTTCTTCTCTATCACCATGGCTACTATCTGGTTTATCAACT CGTTTGGCGCCGTGCTGCAGGGCAGTCTGTTTGGCCTGGTGGGTCTGCTGCCTCAGAAGTACAGCACCGTCTTCATGAGCGGCCAGGGCCTCGCCGGGACTTTCGCTGCCATCGCCATGCTCCTTGCCATAGCCA GCGATGCCGACTCTGAGACGGCAGCGTTGGGTTACTTCATCACGCCATGCGTGGGCACTCTGGTCACACTCTTCAGTTACCTGCTGCTGCCCCGCCTG GAGTTTGCCCAATATTATCTGAACAAAGGCAGCAAGTATGAGGCGGACACCACAGACGAGTTGCTGAAAG AGAGAAGCACAGTGGAGAACGGCAAGCTGAATGGCCACGCTAACGGCACAGTGACCAGCAGCACAACCCAAGACGGCGATGCAGCCGAGGCTGAGGGGGACCCCAGTCCGGACGGGCCGCAGCACGCCTTCCTGTCAATGGAGCAGGTGGAGAAGGGACAAGCTAAGGCCTCAGTCTTAGAGGTCTTCAAAAAG atcTGGGTAATGGCGTTCTGCGTGACGTTTGTGTTCACAGTCACTCTGTCCGTCTTCCCTGCTGTCACTGCAGATGTCAAGACCAGATTCCCAGGGAAATGGG AGCGCTTCTTCATCTCCGTGTGCTGCTTCTTGATTTTCAACATCAACGACTGGTTCGGTCGGACCATCACCACCTTGATACGTTGG CCCTGTAAAGAGTCTCGCCTGTTCCCGGCGCTGGTCGCCTCCAGGGTGGTGTTCGTCCCTCTGCTGATGCTCTGCAACGTCCAGGGTCGCTCCTTCCTCCCCGTCTACTTCAGCCACGACGCTGCTTTCTCTGTCATCATGGCTCTCTTCTCCCTGTCCAGTGGCTACTTCGTCTGCCTTTCCATGTCCTACGCACCACA